The region CAGGTCTTTCTTGGATGCGCGCAGAACGGTCATGATGGCGTTCCAGCGGATTGCAGAACGGATACGGCGTTCCAGATCCAGATTGCCCGGGTATTCCGGTTCGTCTTCGACGGCAATCGTGTTTACGTAGTTGCTAGCCCCTGCACCTGAAACCACTTTCACGCCGCCTTTGCGTGCTTCTGAAAGCAGCTGATCAATCAGATACTGAGCGCGCTCAACACCTTCTTCACGGATGACCGATTCGATCGCCTGTAGCCAGTCGCGAGTTTCGATCGGATCCACGTCATTTTGGAGACGTTCTGACATGGGGGTATTCCTTATCTATCTAATACGTTGATTTGTCTGGAACCTGTCCCATTGTATTTTCGCCAGAAAACACAATAAGACAGGTTCTGCGTTTAGTTGCCGCGCTCTAAAAGTACCTGGCGCTTAATCCTTTCGTTGCTGTATGCGGCGTAATGAACGTTCGCGACGCGATTGTTCACGGCTGCGGTCCAGCAAGATTTCCTCAATGAAAGCCAGATGGCGGTGCGACGCTTCGCGCGCCTGCTCCGGTTCCCCGGCCATTATCGCCTCGAATACTCGGGTGCGATGGTTGCTTACCAGCGGGAGCATCTCCCGACGGGCATACAACAATTCAAAATTCTGACGAACGTTCTGGGCCAGCATCGGCTCCATGCAGCGTAGCAGATGGAGGAGCACCACGTTGTGTGCTGCTTCGGTGACGGCGATTTGATACTGGACAACGGCGCTGGACTCGGCGTCTAAATCGCCGGACTGCTGTGCCCGTTCAATGGCCTGATGCAGCTCGCGAATACGCACGCGGTCTTCATCAGTGCTGCGAAGGGCGGCGTAATAGGCCGCGATACCTTCCAGCGCGTGACGGGTCTCAAGCAGATCAAACTGGGATTCTGGGTGGTCAGAGAGAAGTTCTACCAGCGGGTCGCTGAAGCTCTGCCACAGGCTGTTTTGCACAAAGGTTCCGCCACCCTGGCGACGGAGCAACAGGCCCTTTGCTTCGAGACGTTGAATCGCCTCACGCAGAGAGGGACGTGAAACGTCGAACTGTTTTGCCAGCTCGCGTTCTGGCGGGAGTTTCTCGCCCGGGCGCAGTGTCCCTTCGAGAATTAAAAACTCCAGCTGCTGCTCAATCACATCGGAAAGTTTTGGTTGGCGAATTTTGCTGTAGGCCATATTCCCTGTCTTACGCCTTTTTGCCCTGAGTCAATTGGTCTTACCAATTTCATGTTCGTATCGCTAAAGTAACAAAGTATTCACCTTCTGTCCATATTGGTTTTGATTGAAATCAGTAAACCCGGCACATTTTAACAACCTTACAGAACTAACGTTTCAGGAATGTAACTTTGCACAAATGAAATGGTTACTACCAAAGAGGCAGTTTTAACCATAATGAAACGAGGGTTTTTGCAATCTGAAGCGATTCAACAGGGCAAAAAATGAAAATTCACCCTCTTCTGCCGCATTTCTATTCTATAGGTTGGGGTAGGAGGGGTTAACGTACCGATTTACAATTGGTTTCTTTTTATTCAAGTCGTCATCATCCCTTCATAAAGCAGGTGCATTCGCTGGCACTTATCACTATTCTGGCGCTAACGGAAGCCATCTCCGCTTTTTTCGGTATCGTTAACCGTAAAGAAATAAATACAGAATATGGACTTTCATAATTACACACGCACAGCGTGAACATAACAACCACACACGAGGTTTCAAATGGAAGCTCAACAGCATGGCGATCAGCTAAAGCGCGGCCTTAAAAACCGCCATATTCAGCTCATCGCCCTGGGCGGTGCTATTGGTACTGGCCTGTTTCTGGGCAGTGCATCGGTTATCCAGTCGGCCGGTCCGGGCATTATTCTGGGTTACGCGATTGCGGGTTTCATTGCGTTTCTGATCATGCGCCAGCTTGGTGAAATGGTCGTTGAGGAGCCGGTCGCAGGCTCCTTCAGCCACTTCGCCTATAAATACTGGGGCAGCTTCGCGGGCTTCGCCTCCGGCTGGAACTACTGGGTGCTGTACGTCCTGGTTGCCATGGCTGAACTGACCGCCGTCGGGAAATACATCCAGTTCTGGTATCCCGAGATCCCCACCTGGGCGTCGGCGGCGGCCTTCTTCGTTATTATCAACGCCATTAACCTGACCAACGTAAAAG is a window of Enterobacter hormaechei ATCC 49162 DNA encoding:
- the pdhR gene encoding pyruvate dehydrogenase complex transcriptional repressor PdhR, producing the protein MAYSKIRQPKLSDVIEQQLEFLILEGTLRPGEKLPPERELAKQFDVSRPSLREAIQRLEAKGLLLRRQGGGTFVQNSLWQSFSDPLVELLSDHPESQFDLLETRHALEGIAAYYAALRSTDEDRVRIRELHQAIERAQQSGDLDAESSAVVQYQIAVTEAAHNVVLLHLLRCMEPMLAQNVRQNFELLYARREMLPLVSNHRTRVFEAIMAGEPEQAREASHRHLAFIEEILLDRSREQSRRERSLRRIQQRKD